In Equus quagga isolate Etosha38 chromosome 14, UCLA_HA_Equagga_1.0, whole genome shotgun sequence, one DNA window encodes the following:
- the TJP3 gene encoding tight junction protein ZO-3 isoform X2, with product MEELTIWEQHTATVCKDPRRGFGIAISGSRDRSSGAVVISDVVPGGPAEGRLQTGDQIAMVNGVSMENMTSSFAIQILKTGTKVANITVKRPRKIQLPATGAGGAGLGHQDSDDEADRGRGYDGDTSSGSGRSWGERSRRPRGGRRSRAGGSEANGLALVSGFKRLPRQDVQMRPVKSVLVRRTDSDEFGVKLGSQIFIKHITDSGLAARNHGLREGDLVLQINGVSSENLSLSDTRRLIEKSEGKLTLLVLRDRRQFLVNIPPAVSDSDSSLMEDISELGSEVSQVPPSHIPPPPRHGRWSPDGSRSNSPVESPRLRREGSGDSRSISEPDSARPRSYDIYRVPSTQSVEDRGYSPDSRVVRFCKGASIGLRLAGGNDVGIFVSGVQADSPADGQGIQEGDEILQVNDTPFRNLTREEAVQFLLALPPGEEVELVTQRKQDIFRKMVQSRVGDSFYIRTHFELEASPPSCLGFTRGDVFHVVDTLYPGPGQSHSRGGHWLAVRVGRDLREQERGIIPNQSRAEQLASLEAAQRALGTGPGATAASNTRAEFWRLRGLRRGAKRTTQRSREDLSALTKQGHYPPYERVVLREASFKRPVVILGPVADIAMQKLTAEMPDEFEIAESVSRTDSPSKVIKLDTVRVIAEKDKHALLDVTPSAIERLNYVQYYPIVVFCVPESRAALKALRRWLAPASRRSTRRLYAQAQKLRKHSDHLFTATVPLRGTSDAWFQELKGIIREQQTRPIWTAEDQLDGSSDDNLDLPLRGLGDSSADLSCDSRVNSDYETDGEGGVYTDGDYTDGEGGRHTDGDEEPPVPALARSSEPVLADEPPSPRGHRAAQVDSRHVQAPRRQDSMRMYEQEALRKKFTRARDVESSDEEGYAWGPATDL from the exons ATGGAGGAGCTGACCATCTGGGAGCAGCACACGGCCACGGTCTGCAAG GACCCCCGCCGTGGCTTCGGCATTGCCATCTCCGGCAGCCGGGACCGGTCCAGTGGCGCGGTGGTCATTTCCGATGTGGTGCCCGGAGGGCCGGCCGAGGGCAGGCTGCA GACTGGGGACCAGATCGCCATGGTCAACGGGGTCTCCATGGAGAACATGACCTCCAGTTTCGCCATTCAGATCCTTAAGACGGGCACCAAGGTGGCCAACATT ACGGTGAAGCGACCCCGGAAAATCCAGCTGCCCGCCACCGGggctggaggggccggcctgggaCACCAGGACTCGGATGACGAGGCCGACCGCGGCCGGGGCTACGACGGGGACACGTCCAGCGGCTCCGGCCGCTCCTGGGGCGAGCGCTCCCGCCGGCCGAGGGGGGGTCGCCGGAGCCGGGCCGGTGGCTCCGAGGCCAACGGGCTGGCCCTGGTGTCCGGCTTCAAGCGGCTGCCGCGGCAGGACGTGCAGATGCGGCCCGTGAAGTCGGTGCTGGTGCGGAGGACGGACAGTGACG AGTTCGGGGTCAAACTGGGCAGTCAGATCTTCATCAAACACATCACGGATTCTGGGCTGGCCGCGCGGAACCATGGGCTGCGGGAGGGGGACCTCGTCCTACAG ATCAACGGGGTGTCCAGTGAGAATCTGTCGCTGAGCGATACTCGGCGACTGATTGAGAAGTCGGAAGGGAAGCTCACCCTGCTGGTGCTCCGAGACCGAAGGCAGTTCCTGGTGAACATCCCGCCGGCCGTCAGTGACAGCGACAGCTCCCTCATGGAGG ACATCTCGGAACTCGGCTCAGAGGTGTCTCAGGTGCCGCCCTCCCACATCCCGCCGCCACCCCGGCACGGGCGGTGGAGCCCAGATGGCAGCCGATCCAACTCCCCTGT GGAGAGCCCCCGGCTTCGGCGGGAAGGTTCTGGGGACTCCAGAAGCATCTCAGAACCAG ACTCTGCCAGGCCGCGCAGCTATGACATCTACAGGGTCCCGAGCACTCAGAGCGTGGAGGACCGTGG GTACAGCCCCGACTCGCGGGTGGTCCGCTTCTGCAAGGGCGCGAGCATCGGGCTGCGGCTGGCGGGGGGCAACGACGTGGGCATCTTCGTGTCGGGGGTGCAGGCTGACAGCCCGGCCGACGGGCAGGGCATCCAGGAAGGCGACGAGATTCTGCAG GTGAATGACACGCCGTTCCGGAACCTGACCCGCGAGGAGGCCGTGCAGTTCCTGCTGGCGCTGCCGCCCGGCGAGGAGGTGGAGCTGGTGACACAGCGGAAGCAGGACA tCTTCCGGAAAATGGTGCAGTCCCGTGTGGGCGACTCCTTCTACATCCGCACCCACTTCGAGCTGGAGGCCAGCCCGCCGTCCTGCCTGGGCTTCACCCGGGGGGACGTCTTCCATGTGGTGGACACGCTATACCCGGGCCCCGGGCAGAGCCACTCCCGTGGAGGCCACTGGCTGGCGGTGCGCGTGGGCCGGGACCTCCGGGAGCAGGAGCGGGGCATCATTCCCAACCAAAGCAG ggcGGAGCAGCTGGCCAGTCTGGAGGCGGCCCAGCGGGCCCTGGGGACGGGGCCCGGCGCCACAGCGGCCTCCAACACGCGGGCCGAGTTCTGGCGGCTGCGGGGTCTTCGTCGGGGCGCCAAGAGGACCACCCAGCGGAGCCGAGAGGACCTGTCTGCTCTGACCAAGCAGGGTCACTACCCACCGTACGAACGCGTGGTGCTGAGAGAAG ccAGCTTCAAGCGCCCCGTGGTGATCCTGGGACCCGTGGCAGACATCGCTATGCAGAAGCTGACTGCTGAGATGCCTGACGAGTTTGAAATCGCAG AGAGCGTGTCGAGGACGGACAGCCCCTCGAAGGTCATCAAGCTGGACACCGTGCGGGTCATCGCCGAGAAG GACAAGCACGCGCTCCTGGACGTGACCCCCTCGGCCATCGAGCGCCTCAACTACGTGCAATACTACCCGATCGTCGTCTTCTGCGTCCCCGAGAGCCGCGCGGCCCTCAAGGCTCTGCGCCGTTGGCTGGCCCCCGCCTCCCGCCGCAGCACGCGCCGCCTCTACGCGCAGGCGCAGAAGCTGCGCAAGCACAGCGACCACCTGTTCACAg CCACCGTCCCCCTGCGCGGCACGAGCGACGCCTGGTTCCAGGAGCTCAAGGGCATCATCCGCGAGCAGCAGACGCGGCCCATCTGGACGGCCGAGGACCAG CTGGACGGCTCCTCCGACGACAACCTGGACCTCCCGCTGCGCGGCCTGGGCGACAGCTCGGCGGACCTGAGCTGCGACAGCCGGGTCAACAGCGACTACGAGACGGACGGTGAGGGCGGCGTCTACACAGACGGCGACTACACGGACGGCGAGGGCGGGCGGCACACGGACGGGGACGAGGAGCCCCCCGTGCCGGCCCTGGCTCGGTCCTCGGAGCCCGTGCTGGCGGACGAGCCCCCGAGCCCGCGGGGTCACCGGGCGGCCCAG GTGGACAGCCGCCACGTGCAGGCTCCGAGGCGACAGGACAGCATGCG GATGTATGAGCAGGAAGCTTTGCGGAAGAAGTTCACACGAGCGCGAGACGTGGAGTCCTCCGATGAAGAAGGCTACGCCTGGGGCCCGGCCACCGACCTGTGA
- the TJP3 gene encoding tight junction protein ZO-3 isoform X1, with product MAVRFQVSDMEELTIWEQHTATVCKDPRRGFGIAISGSRDRSSGAVVISDVVPGGPAEGRLQTGDQIAMVNGVSMENMTSSFAIQILKTGTKVANITVKRPRKIQLPATGAGGAGLGHQDSDDEADRGRGYDGDTSSGSGRSWGERSRRPRGGRRSRAGGSEANGLALVSGFKRLPRQDVQMRPVKSVLVRRTDSDEFGVKLGSQIFIKHITDSGLAARNHGLREGDLVLQINGVSSENLSLSDTRRLIEKSEGKLTLLVLRDRRQFLVNIPPAVSDSDSSLMEDISELGSEVSQVPPSHIPPPPRHGRWSPDGSRSNSPVESPRLRREGSGDSRSISEPDSARPRSYDIYRVPSTQSVEDRGYSPDSRVVRFCKGASIGLRLAGGNDVGIFVSGVQADSPADGQGIQEGDEILQVNDTPFRNLTREEAVQFLLALPPGEEVELVTQRKQDIFRKMVQSRVGDSFYIRTHFELEASPPSCLGFTRGDVFHVVDTLYPGPGQSHSRGGHWLAVRVGRDLREQERGIIPNQSRAEQLASLEAAQRALGTGPGATAASNTRAEFWRLRGLRRGAKRTTQRSREDLSALTKQGHYPPYERVVLREASFKRPVVILGPVADIAMQKLTAEMPDEFEIAESVSRTDSPSKVIKLDTVRVIAEKDKHALLDVTPSAIERLNYVQYYPIVVFCVPESRAALKALRRWLAPASRRSTRRLYAQAQKLRKHSDHLFTATVPLRGTSDAWFQELKGIIREQQTRPIWTAEDQLDGSSDDNLDLPLRGLGDSSADLSCDSRVNSDYETDGEGGVYTDGDYTDGEGGRHTDGDEEPPVPALARSSEPVLADEPPSPRGHRAAQVDSRHVQAPRRQDSMRMYEQEALRKKFTRARDVESSDEEGYAWGPATDL from the exons ATGGCGGTGAGATTCCAG GTCTCGGACATGGAGGAGCTGACCATCTGGGAGCAGCACACGGCCACGGTCTGCAAG GACCCCCGCCGTGGCTTCGGCATTGCCATCTCCGGCAGCCGGGACCGGTCCAGTGGCGCGGTGGTCATTTCCGATGTGGTGCCCGGAGGGCCGGCCGAGGGCAGGCTGCA GACTGGGGACCAGATCGCCATGGTCAACGGGGTCTCCATGGAGAACATGACCTCCAGTTTCGCCATTCAGATCCTTAAGACGGGCACCAAGGTGGCCAACATT ACGGTGAAGCGACCCCGGAAAATCCAGCTGCCCGCCACCGGggctggaggggccggcctgggaCACCAGGACTCGGATGACGAGGCCGACCGCGGCCGGGGCTACGACGGGGACACGTCCAGCGGCTCCGGCCGCTCCTGGGGCGAGCGCTCCCGCCGGCCGAGGGGGGGTCGCCGGAGCCGGGCCGGTGGCTCCGAGGCCAACGGGCTGGCCCTGGTGTCCGGCTTCAAGCGGCTGCCGCGGCAGGACGTGCAGATGCGGCCCGTGAAGTCGGTGCTGGTGCGGAGGACGGACAGTGACG AGTTCGGGGTCAAACTGGGCAGTCAGATCTTCATCAAACACATCACGGATTCTGGGCTGGCCGCGCGGAACCATGGGCTGCGGGAGGGGGACCTCGTCCTACAG ATCAACGGGGTGTCCAGTGAGAATCTGTCGCTGAGCGATACTCGGCGACTGATTGAGAAGTCGGAAGGGAAGCTCACCCTGCTGGTGCTCCGAGACCGAAGGCAGTTCCTGGTGAACATCCCGCCGGCCGTCAGTGACAGCGACAGCTCCCTCATGGAGG ACATCTCGGAACTCGGCTCAGAGGTGTCTCAGGTGCCGCCCTCCCACATCCCGCCGCCACCCCGGCACGGGCGGTGGAGCCCAGATGGCAGCCGATCCAACTCCCCTGT GGAGAGCCCCCGGCTTCGGCGGGAAGGTTCTGGGGACTCCAGAAGCATCTCAGAACCAG ACTCTGCCAGGCCGCGCAGCTATGACATCTACAGGGTCCCGAGCACTCAGAGCGTGGAGGACCGTGG GTACAGCCCCGACTCGCGGGTGGTCCGCTTCTGCAAGGGCGCGAGCATCGGGCTGCGGCTGGCGGGGGGCAACGACGTGGGCATCTTCGTGTCGGGGGTGCAGGCTGACAGCCCGGCCGACGGGCAGGGCATCCAGGAAGGCGACGAGATTCTGCAG GTGAATGACACGCCGTTCCGGAACCTGACCCGCGAGGAGGCCGTGCAGTTCCTGCTGGCGCTGCCGCCCGGCGAGGAGGTGGAGCTGGTGACACAGCGGAAGCAGGACA tCTTCCGGAAAATGGTGCAGTCCCGTGTGGGCGACTCCTTCTACATCCGCACCCACTTCGAGCTGGAGGCCAGCCCGCCGTCCTGCCTGGGCTTCACCCGGGGGGACGTCTTCCATGTGGTGGACACGCTATACCCGGGCCCCGGGCAGAGCCACTCCCGTGGAGGCCACTGGCTGGCGGTGCGCGTGGGCCGGGACCTCCGGGAGCAGGAGCGGGGCATCATTCCCAACCAAAGCAG ggcGGAGCAGCTGGCCAGTCTGGAGGCGGCCCAGCGGGCCCTGGGGACGGGGCCCGGCGCCACAGCGGCCTCCAACACGCGGGCCGAGTTCTGGCGGCTGCGGGGTCTTCGTCGGGGCGCCAAGAGGACCACCCAGCGGAGCCGAGAGGACCTGTCTGCTCTGACCAAGCAGGGTCACTACCCACCGTACGAACGCGTGGTGCTGAGAGAAG ccAGCTTCAAGCGCCCCGTGGTGATCCTGGGACCCGTGGCAGACATCGCTATGCAGAAGCTGACTGCTGAGATGCCTGACGAGTTTGAAATCGCAG AGAGCGTGTCGAGGACGGACAGCCCCTCGAAGGTCATCAAGCTGGACACCGTGCGGGTCATCGCCGAGAAG GACAAGCACGCGCTCCTGGACGTGACCCCCTCGGCCATCGAGCGCCTCAACTACGTGCAATACTACCCGATCGTCGTCTTCTGCGTCCCCGAGAGCCGCGCGGCCCTCAAGGCTCTGCGCCGTTGGCTGGCCCCCGCCTCCCGCCGCAGCACGCGCCGCCTCTACGCGCAGGCGCAGAAGCTGCGCAAGCACAGCGACCACCTGTTCACAg CCACCGTCCCCCTGCGCGGCACGAGCGACGCCTGGTTCCAGGAGCTCAAGGGCATCATCCGCGAGCAGCAGACGCGGCCCATCTGGACGGCCGAGGACCAG CTGGACGGCTCCTCCGACGACAACCTGGACCTCCCGCTGCGCGGCCTGGGCGACAGCTCGGCGGACCTGAGCTGCGACAGCCGGGTCAACAGCGACTACGAGACGGACGGTGAGGGCGGCGTCTACACAGACGGCGACTACACGGACGGCGAGGGCGGGCGGCACACGGACGGGGACGAGGAGCCCCCCGTGCCGGCCCTGGCTCGGTCCTCGGAGCCCGTGCTGGCGGACGAGCCCCCGAGCCCGCGGGGTCACCGGGCGGCCCAG GTGGACAGCCGCCACGTGCAGGCTCCGAGGCGACAGGACAGCATGCG GATGTATGAGCAGGAAGCTTTGCGGAAGAAGTTCACACGAGCGCGAGACGTGGAGTCCTCCGATGAAGAAGGCTACGCCTGGGGCCCGGCCACCGACCTGTGA